The Larimichthys crocea isolate SSNF chromosome XI, L_crocea_2.0, whole genome shotgun sequence genome has a segment encoding these proteins:
- the LOC104932760 gene encoding ubiquitin carboxyl-terminal hydrolase 37-like isoform X1 has protein sequence MNSILQSLFAMVDLITDIMCQKPVWSSVPEAKLIRSFIAIRDAHPSSDTRNKMSLLHSFRKAASNQGLSFSDQNQEDAHEFLTSVLDQMRSLSSLLQVNAANMNRRYICPVKRHLVFEIEKTRTCNKSQSWSTNVSVEETHLARAWHSRPCQSE, from the exons ATGAACTCCATCCTGCAGAGTCTGTTTGCCATGGTGGATTTGATCACGGACATCATGTGCCAGAAGCCGGTTTGGAGTTCAGTGCCCGAGGCAAAACTGATTAG ATCATTCATAGCAATCAGAGATGCACACCCCTCCTCAGATACCCGGAATAAAATGTCCTTGCTGCACTCATTTCGGAAGGCAGCCTCGAACCAGGGCCTAAGTTTCAGTGACCAGAATCAAGAG GATGCTCATGAGTTCTTGACCTCAGTCCTGGACCAGATGAGGagtctgtcctctctgctgcaggtcaaTGCAGCCAACATGAACAGGAGATACATCTGCCCTGTTAAGCGTCACCTGGTGTTTGAAATCGAGAAGACCAGGACATGCAACAA GAGTCAGAGTTGGAGTACAAATGTGAGTGTGGAGGAAACACATCTGGCCAGAGCATGGCATTCGAGACCCTGCCAAAGTGAGTGA
- the LOC104932760 gene encoding ubiquitin carboxyl-terminal hydrolase 37-like isoform X2, producing MNSILQSLFAMVDLITDIMCQKPVWSSVPEAKLIRSFIAIRDAHPSSDTRNKMSLLHSFRKAASNQGLSFSDQNQEDAHEFLTSVLDQMRSLSSLLQVNAANMNRRYICPVKRHLVFEIEKTRTCNKSQSWSTNVSVEETHLARAWHSRPCQK from the exons ATGAACTCCATCCTGCAGAGTCTGTTTGCCATGGTGGATTTGATCACGGACATCATGTGCCAGAAGCCGGTTTGGAGTTCAGTGCCCGAGGCAAAACTGATTAG ATCATTCATAGCAATCAGAGATGCACACCCCTCCTCAGATACCCGGAATAAAATGTCCTTGCTGCACTCATTTCGGAAGGCAGCCTCGAACCAGGGCCTAAGTTTCAGTGACCAGAATCAAGAG GATGCTCATGAGTTCTTGACCTCAGTCCTGGACCAGATGAGGagtctgtcctctctgctgcaggtcaaTGCAGCCAACATGAACAGGAGATACATCTGCCCTGTTAAGCGTCACCTGGTGTTTGAAATCGAGAAGACCAGGACATGCAACAA GAGTCAGAGTTGGAGTACAAATGTGAGTGTGGAGGAAACACATCTGGCCAGAGCATGGCATTCGAGACCCTGCCAAA AGTGA